From a region of the Paenibacillus sp. FSL R10-2734 genome:
- a CDS encoding GNAT family N-acetyltransferase has translation MLRKEPNVLTPQIYAELRRKVDFQEYLLEDVAQALEKTLFSVVIFDDDRAIGIGRIVGDDRIVFFIKDVVVDPEYQNQSIGYTIMHSLMTYIQEKACENAYIGLMATPNTEKFYEKFGFIQRPNKDFGHGMVKFVN, from the coding sequence ATGCTTAGAAAAGAACCAAACGTACTAACACCTCAGATTTATGCTGAGCTTCGCCGAAAAGTCGATTTCCAAGAGTATTTATTAGAAGATGTCGCACAGGCATTAGAAAAAACATTATTTTCAGTTGTCATATTTGATGATGATAGAGCAATTGGGATTGGCCGAATTGTAGGTGACGATAGAATTGTGTTCTTCATTAAGGATGTGGTAGTTGATCCTGAATACCAGAATCAATCGATTGGTTATACTATCATGCATTCCTTAATGACTTACATTCAGGAAAAAGCGTGTGAGAACGCATATATAGGTTTAATGGCTACGCCGAATACAGAGAAATTCTACGAGAAATTCGGGTTTATTCAACGTCCTAATAAGGATTTTGGCCACGGAATGGTTAAATTTGTGAATTAA
- the rbsK gene encoding ribokinase: MITVIGSLNMDFTSIVDRYPGLGETVIGREFHHQFGGKGANQAVAASRLGGSVHMIGRVGGDSFGEQYLSHLKKESIFFENVEPVPHSSTGVSSVIVSEGDNLIIVVPGANYELTPQDIEACREQIEKSDVVVLQLEIPMNSVEKALEIASNSGAITILNPAPYQEFPSEWWPMITYLTPNEHEAEMLMKSPDFREEYKEKLIITNGKDGIAYYKNGESTFIKAPKVQAVDTTGAGDTFNGALSYFLDKGYDFHDACYHATYAASLSVTKFGAQGGMPSLEELKQFMG, translated from the coding sequence ATGATTACAGTAATTGGTAGTTTAAACATGGATTTCACATCTATTGTAGATCGATATCCAGGACTTGGCGAAACCGTTATTGGCCGGGAATTCCATCATCAATTTGGTGGTAAAGGTGCAAATCAAGCGGTTGCGGCTTCTAGGTTGGGCGGCTCGGTTCATATGATAGGCCGTGTAGGCGGGGACAGTTTTGGTGAACAATACTTGTCACATCTTAAAAAAGAATCTATTTTTTTCGAGAATGTGGAACCGGTTCCACATTCCTCTACAGGAGTTTCATCCGTTATTGTTTCAGAAGGTGACAATTTAATTATTGTTGTTCCAGGAGCCAACTATGAACTGACTCCCCAAGATATTGAAGCGTGCAGAGAGCAGATTGAGAAAAGCGATGTAGTTGTTCTTCAATTAGAAATTCCTATGAATAGTGTGGAGAAGGCTCTAGAGATAGCTTCCAATAGTGGGGCAATTACGATACTTAATCCTGCGCCATATCAGGAGTTTCCATCCGAATGGTGGCCCATGATAACGTATTTGACTCCGAACGAGCATGAAGCAGAAATGCTTATGAAATCTCCTGATTTTCGCGAAGAATACAAAGAAAAATTAATTATCACAAACGGAAAAGATGGAATTGCTTATTACAAAAATGGGGAAAGTACTTTTATCAAAGCACCAAAGGTTCAAGCAGTAGATACTACGGGTGCAGGGGATACATTTAATGGCGCCTTAAGCTATTTTCTTGATAAAGGTTATGACTTTCATGATGCTTGTTATCATGCGACTTATGCAGCCAGCCTTTCAGTAACGAAATTTGGAGCTCAAGGAGGGATGCCCTCATTAGAAGAGCTGAAACAATTCATGGGCTGA
- a CDS encoding LacI family DNA-binding transcriptional regulator — MESRSLDLTTIYDVAKYAKVSVATVSRVLNNQGYVGADSRAKVEQAIDALNYSPNAVARSLYKKQSKSIGFIIPDITNPFFPQLFRAVEKTLISQGYSALLFNSDDQLDRVSDFIETMKTGYAAGLIIVSDKIKKEHLAKLSMPIVAIDRIISDNIPSITVNNYKNAREAVRYLVQRGCSKIVHVKGPHGVYTSEERLRGYRDETSAQGLTQIIACGNYELMTSFQVIIDLLAENPDIDGIFAGNDIMAVGIIKALAKLKIKIPDQIKVIGFDGIEWGTTITPELTTMEQPIEQIGIKSGELLLDIIKGNIKGAQHFSFDAKLIVRDST, encoded by the coding sequence ATGGAAAGTAGGTCTCTTGATTTGACAACAATTTATGATGTTGCAAAATATGCAAAGGTTTCAGTAGCTACGGTTTCTAGAGTCCTGAATAATCAAGGGTACGTGGGAGCGGATAGTCGGGCGAAAGTGGAGCAAGCAATAGATGCTTTAAATTACAGTCCCAATGCGGTAGCTCGGAGTCTCTATAAAAAGCAGTCCAAATCTATTGGCTTTATTATTCCAGACATTACAAATCCATTTTTCCCACAACTATTTAGAGCTGTTGAAAAAACGCTAATTAGTCAAGGGTATTCTGCTTTGTTATTCAATAGTGATGACCAATTAGACCGTGTCTCTGATTTTATCGAAACTATGAAAACAGGATATGCGGCTGGCCTTATTATTGTTTCAGACAAGATTAAGAAAGAACATTTAGCAAAGCTATCGATGCCAATTGTCGCTATCGACAGAATTATCAGTGATAATATCCCATCCATTACAGTCAATAATTATAAGAATGCACGCGAGGCGGTTCGCTACCTGGTTCAGCGAGGCTGCTCAAAGATTGTCCATGTAAAGGGGCCGCATGGTGTTTACACCTCTGAAGAACGCCTTCGCGGCTATCGCGATGAAACATCAGCGCAAGGATTAACACAAATTATAGCCTGTGGTAATTATGAATTAATGACGTCATTTCAGGTAATCATAGATTTATTAGCTGAGAATCCAGATATAGATGGCATTTTTGCAGGAAACGACATTATGGCTGTGGGTATCATAAAAGCTTTAGCCAAACTAAAAATTAAAATACCAGATCAAATAAAAGTGATTGGCTTTGATGGCATCGAATGGGGTACAACAATTACTCCTGAGCTGACCACTATGGAGCAGCCCATTGAACAGATTGGTATTAAAAGTGGTGAATTGCTGCTAGACATTATTAAAGGTAATATCAAAGGCGCCCAACACTTTAGCTTTGATGCAAAACTTATTGTAAGGGATTCAACATAA
- a CDS encoding phosphoketolase family protein: MVLSMEVDYSSKTYFEKLDAYWRATNYISVGQLYLKDNPLLKEPLKDADVKIKPIGHWGTIPGQNFIYAHLNRVITKYDLNMFYIEGPGHGGQVMVSNSYLDGSYTEIYPQITQDIPGMKKLFKQFSFPGGIASHAAPETPGSIHEGGELGYSLSHGVGAILDHPDLISAVVVGDGEAETGPLAASWFSNRFINPVTDGAVLPILHLNGFKISNPTILSRQSKEEITAYFTGMGWEPFFVEGENPDLMHPEMAKVLDTIVERIEAIQKNARENNDLTRPVWPMLVFRSPKGWTGPKQWDGVPNENSFRAHQVPIPVDQKNMKHAPALLEWLNSYRPEELFDDNGTLKAEIAEILPTGNSRMGMNPVTNAGNLIKDLKLPDFRKFVLDNSTPGQVIAQDMAVLGKYMKDVISLNEENRNFRIFGPDETMSNRLGPVFEVTKRQWLDQIKEPNDEFLSSYGRVIDSQLSEHQAEGLLEGYVLTGRHGFFASYEAFLRVVDSMITQHFKWLRKATDQSWRADIPSLNVVATSTVFQQDHNGYTHQDPGLLGHLADKKPEFIREYLPADANSLLAVFDTVLNDRQKINLIVSSKHPRPQWFSADEAQELVEKGLKTIDWASTDQGGEPDVVIASAGTEPTIESLAAISILHEKLPELKIRYINVVDLLKLRSQKLDPRGLSDEEFDQFFTKDKPVIFAFHGYEGLIKDLFFDRHNHNLHVHGYRENGDITTPFDMRVLNQMDRFDLAKEVVLSLPDADQHTAIADEMDAIVKKHHQFIREEGIDLPEVENWVWTPLK, from the coding sequence ATGGTATTATCCATGGAAGTTGATTACTCATCAAAAACTTATTTTGAAAAGCTCGATGCTTATTGGCGCGCGACGAACTACATATCTGTAGGTCAACTGTATTTGAAGGATAACCCGTTGTTAAAGGAACCACTGAAGGATGCAGATGTAAAGATCAAGCCAATCGGACACTGGGGAACTATTCCTGGCCAAAACTTTATCTATGCCCATTTGAATCGGGTCATTACTAAATATGACTTGAACATGTTCTATATTGAGGGTCCTGGTCATGGTGGTCAGGTTATGGTGTCTAACTCCTATCTCGATGGTAGCTACACTGAAATTTATCCTCAAATTACGCAAGATATCCCAGGTATGAAGAAGTTGTTCAAACAATTCTCATTCCCAGGTGGGATTGCTTCTCATGCTGCTCCTGAAACACCTGGTTCTATCCACGAAGGTGGCGAATTGGGTTACTCCTTATCTCACGGTGTTGGTGCCATACTAGATCATCCAGATTTGATCTCGGCTGTTGTAGTTGGTGATGGCGAGGCTGAAACTGGACCCCTAGCTGCTTCATGGTTCTCCAACCGATTCATCAACCCTGTTACGGATGGTGCGGTTCTGCCGATCTTGCACTTGAATGGTTTCAAAATCAGTAATCCGACAATCCTATCCCGTCAATCGAAAGAAGAAATTACAGCATACTTTACAGGTATGGGTTGGGAACCATTCTTTGTTGAAGGCGAAAACCCTGATCTCATGCATCCAGAAATGGCGAAGGTGCTCGATACTATCGTCGAACGAATTGAAGCGATTCAAAAGAATGCGCGTGAGAACAATGATCTTACTCGTCCGGTTTGGCCAATGCTGGTCTTCCGCTCTCCTAAGGGCTGGACAGGTCCGAAGCAATGGGACGGTGTACCAAATGAGAATTCGTTCCGTGCCCATCAGGTGCCAATTCCAGTGGATCAAAAAAATATGAAACACGCCCCAGCATTGCTGGAGTGGTTGAATAGCTATAGACCAGAAGAATTATTTGACGACAACGGTACTTTGAAGGCTGAAATTGCGGAGATTCTACCTACAGGCAACAGTCGTATGGGGATGAACCCTGTTACCAATGCTGGTAATCTAATTAAAGATCTTAAATTGCCGGATTTCCGTAAGTTTGTACTTGATAATTCCACACCAGGTCAAGTTATTGCACAAGATATGGCCGTGCTTGGTAAATACATGAAAGATGTGATTTCTCTCAACGAAGAGAACCGCAATTTCAGAATTTTCGGACCGGATGAAACGATGTCCAATCGTCTAGGACCTGTCTTTGAAGTAACGAAACGTCAATGGCTAGATCAAATCAAAGAACCCAATGATGAATTTCTCTCTTCTTATGGTCGGGTTATCGATTCACAATTGTCGGAGCATCAGGCAGAAGGCTTGCTGGAAGGGTATGTATTGACTGGTCGTCATGGTTTCTTTGCAAGTTATGAAGCTTTCTTGCGTGTAGTCGATTCCATGATCACTCAGCATTTCAAATGGTTGCGTAAAGCAACGGATCAAAGCTGGCGTGCAGATATCCCATCCTTAAATGTGGTGGCAACTTCAACTGTATTCCAACAAGACCACAATGGTTACACTCACCAGGATCCAGGTCTATTAGGTCACTTGGCTGATAAAAAACCAGAATTTATCCGTGAATATTTGCCAGCGGATGCGAACTCCTTACTGGCTGTCTTTGACACGGTCTTAAACGATCGTCAAAAAATCAACCTGATCGTTTCCTCCAAACATCCACGTCCACAATGGTTTAGTGCGGATGAAGCACAGGAACTGGTTGAAAAGGGTTTAAAGACTATTGACTGGGCAAGCACCGATCAAGGTGGAGAGCCGGATGTTGTCATCGCTTCTGCAGGTACAGAGCCAACGATTGAGAGCTTAGCAGCGATCTCCATTCTGCATGAGAAACTACCTGAGTTGAAGATTCGCTACATCAACGTGGTTGACTTGCTGAAACTGAGAAGCCAGAAGCTTGATCCGCGTGGCTTATCTGACGAAGAGTTTGATCAATTTTTCACAAAAGATAAACCGGTTATTTTCGCTTTCCACGGGTATGAAGGTCTAATTAAAGACTTGTTCTTTGATCGTCATAACCATAACCTGCACGTACACGGATACCGTGAGAATGGCGATATTACAACACCATTCGATATGCGTGTCTTGAATCAAATGGACCGTTTTGACCTCGCGAAGGAAGTTGTTCTGAGCTTGCCTGATGCTGATCAGCATACAGCCATCGCAGATGAAATGGATGCTATCGTGAAGAAACATCACCAATTCATTCGTGAAGAAGGTATAGATTTGCCAGAAGTAGAGAACTGGGTATGGACGCCATTGAAATAA